From Thermosipho africanus Ob7:
GTTCTATTTCACCATCTTCTTCGTATAATCTTAAAAGTTCCTTTTTGTCAAATGGGATTCCTACGGAAATATTGAAATATTTTAGCACTTTTTCTCCGTCATTGTTTTCTTTGGCGGTTATAAATTCTTCAATATCAGGATGGTTTATATTTAATATTCCCATTAATGCGCCACGTCTTTTATATCCTTGTTCTACAACTCCAATTGCGGAATTAAAAACGTGCATAAATGATACAGGGCCAGAAGCTTGACCGTGGGTTCCAGCCACAAAACTTCCCTTTGGTCTTAAACTTGAAAAGTTAGATCCAATTCCTCCACCTGCTTTTGTAATTAACGCATATTCTTTTACTGCCTCAAATATTCCATTGATGCTGTCATCAACTGGAACTACAAAACAGGCAGATAACATATGCAGGTGATTTCTGGTATTGTATATTTCTTGATAATCAGAAAGTGTCATATTTTCAATAGGTTTCCAGAGAAGTTCATGCCTTACACCCATACCAGCGTTGAATAGAGTAGGACTATTTGGAATAAATATTCTTGCTTTTAGCATTTTAAAGAATGTTTCTTCTGTTTCCTTTATAATCTCTAATTTCTTTGCATCATCCATTTTCTTTACTTGTGGGTTGTTGACAAGTTCCGATGTTGCAACTACTCTGGCAACTCTTCTACATACGTCTTCCCACTTGTTTTCTAAAAAGTTTCCGCTGATATCTTTTATAAAGTACCTTTCTGAAAGTATTTTGTAGGCGTTTTTTGAAGGTTCAACATCTAGCCAGCGTTTTATAATGTCTTCATACATAATGCTTCCTCCTCTTCTTATTTACTTAGTACTTTATTAAACTTAATATATTTTTGATTTTTTGATGCTGGAAACAAAACATTGCCTTTTTCGTCAACGTTTCTTTGCGTATGATCATATGGCCCTAAAACTAATTCATCCATATATTCAATGTAATTTTCTAAATTTTGTTTTTCTATTTCCTCTAATGTTCTCCAGGAATAAAGGGTATTTACAATTTTTTCTGAAAATTCTTCTTTTAATTCTTTTGAAATTTGAAAAACTGCATCTCTGTTATATGGAGCAAGGGGTTCACCACCTAAATATACCACAGCTATTTTGTCATATGATTCAAGAGCATAATTTATTTTATCTTTTAAAATTTGTATAAGGTCTTCTAAATCGTATTTAAATCCTTTATAAGGTTCCCAAGTTTCTTTGTTGTGACAAAACAAACATTTTGGAGACCTATCACAGCCTTGAAAATAAATAGAGAGGCCTAATAATTTTGGATGATCATTTGTTGAAAAGAAAATTCTATTTACATAAACAGTCATATTACATTACCTCCAGTGAATAGAATTTCCTTTTTGAGTATTCATAGTTTCTTCTCGTTTTATTAAAGGAATTAATTGGCACGAGGTAACCTACTATTCTAATGTATTCTTCTGCTTTTTCTTTTCCGCATATTGGGCATCTTTTTCCGATAAATGCATGACCTTCATTGCAAACTGAAATTTTTTGGTTAAATGCAAAGTACATAACACCTTTTTTAGCTATAAGATTTACCATCTTCCATGAGTCTTCTTCGGATTTAAAAGGTGCACCTATGTTAATGTGTAATATAGCTCCACCTGATACCTTTTTGTCAAATTTTCCTGAGTATTTTATTCTATTCATCATATCAGTTTCAGCTGTTAGTGGTACCCATTGATTTGAATAAAGTTCATATGGTTGCCTTTCTTTCCCAAATATGATAGCATCTTTTTTTGCAAGAGTAACTGCTGCTTTTTCTGCAGGAACTTGTTCAATATTAAATGTAAAACCATATTTTTTAAATCCTTGCTCGGCTTTAGACTTAATAAAGTCAAGAGTCTGAGATACAAACATTTCTCCATCTTTTGAATATTTTAAGCCTTCTGCAGAAAGTTCGGTAAGTCCCATAAAATCTGCTGATTCCCATACTCCCGTAATTCCAATTGTTCCGTATTGTCTTTCAAGTTTCATAAGACCTATCTTGTATAGTGGCAATACACCTTGTTCAATTCTTTCTTGGATAATAGTTCTTACTGTATGAAGGATTTTTTGTACTAGATCTACCCTTTCATTCAGAATTTCAAAGAATTTATCTTTATTTCCATTTGCTTCAAGAGCAATTCTTGGAAGGTTTATAGTTACTACCTTAAATGAACCTATATTAAGGTCTGAACCTCCAATGGAGTTTGCCATGCCTTTTAATTTGGTATCTTCAGGATTCGCTGAAAGTGAGAGTTTGATTTCTTTAGTAGAGCTTGTAAGCCTACAACATGATGC
This genomic window contains:
- a CDS encoding 4Fe-4S cluster-binding domain-containing protein; this encodes MTVYVNRIFFSTNDHPKLLGLSIYFQGCDRSPKCLFCHNKETWEPYKGFKYDLEDLIQILKDKINYALESYDKIAVVYLGGEPLAPYNRDAVFQISKELKEEFSEKIVNTLYSWRTLEEIEKQNLENYIEYMDELVLGPYDHTQRNVDEKGNVLFPASKNQKYIKFNKVLSK